Proteins from one Streptomyces sp. NBC_00289 genomic window:
- the solA gene encoding N-methyl-L-tryptophan oxidase: protein MSPTYDVIVIGLGGMGSAAAHHLSARGVRVLGLEKFGPVHNRGSSHGGSRITRQSYFEDPAYVPLLLRAYELYEDLERATGREIAILPGGVMVGPPDSRTVSGSLLSAQRWDLPHEMLDAREIRRRFPTLTPKDDEVALFEKKAGLLRPENTVAAHLQLATRQGADLHFEEPMTRWEPYRDGVRVHTAENTYTASRLVICPGAWAPQLLTDLGVPFTIERQVMYWFQPAGGTRRFVPENHPIYIWEDAAGVQVYGFPAIDGPELGAKVAFFRKGEVTTPETIDRTVHEEEIRAMADHMSGCVPDLPGTFLKAATCMYSNTPDEHFVIARHPAHPDSVTVACGFSGHGFKFVPVVGEILADLALTGTTGHPVGLFDPARLAAAPA from the coding sequence GTGTCACCCACTTACGACGTGATCGTCATCGGTCTCGGCGGCATGGGCAGCGCCGCCGCCCACCACCTGTCCGCCCGCGGTGTCCGTGTGCTGGGCCTGGAAAAGTTCGGCCCGGTGCACAACAGGGGCTCCAGTCACGGCGGTTCCCGGATCACCCGGCAGTCGTACTTCGAGGACCCGGCGTACGTACCGCTGCTGCTGCGCGCCTACGAGCTGTACGAGGACCTGGAGCGGGCCACCGGCCGCGAGATCGCGATCCTGCCCGGCGGCGTGATGGTCGGGCCGCCCGACTCGCGGACCGTCTCCGGCTCCCTGCTCTCCGCCCAACGATGGGACCTGCCCCACGAGATGCTGGACGCCCGGGAGATCCGCCGCCGGTTCCCGACGCTCACGCCGAAGGACGACGAGGTGGCGCTGTTCGAGAAGAAGGCCGGTCTGCTGCGCCCCGAGAACACCGTCGCCGCGCACCTCCAGCTGGCCACCCGGCAGGGCGCCGACCTGCACTTCGAGGAGCCGATGACCCGCTGGGAGCCCTACCGGGACGGGGTGCGTGTCCACACAGCGGAGAACACCTACACGGCGAGCCGGCTCGTCATCTGCCCAGGGGCGTGGGCGCCGCAGCTGCTGACGGATCTCGGCGTGCCCTTCACCATCGAGCGGCAGGTCATGTACTGGTTCCAGCCGGCCGGCGGCACCCGGCGCTTCGTGCCCGAAAACCACCCCATCTACATCTGGGAGGACGCGGCCGGCGTCCAGGTCTACGGCTTCCCCGCCATCGACGGGCCGGAACTCGGCGCCAAGGTCGCGTTCTTCCGCAAGGGTGAGGTGACCACGCCCGAGACCATCGACCGGACGGTCCACGAGGAGGAGATCCGGGCGATGGCGGACCACATGTCCGGTTGCGTCCCCGACCTTCCCGGAACCTTCCTCAAGGCCGCCACCTGCATGTACTCCAACACCCCCGACGAACACTTCGTGATCGCCCGCCACCCGGCCCACCCCGACTCGGTCACCGTCGCCTGCGGGTTCTCCGGGCACGGCTTCAAGTTCGTGCCCGTCGTCGGCGAGATCCTCGCCGACCTGGCCCTGACCGGCACCACCGGCCACCCCGTCGGCCTGTTCGACCCCGCCCGCCTCGCCGCCGCGCCCGCCTGA
- a CDS encoding aldehyde dehydrogenase family protein gives MPDLFIDGEWRGAVDERTREIRCPADGSLVGVVDEAGGKDTVEAIAAARRAFNEGPWPRTSPNERGDLLLRVADLLVRDKDALARAESLDTGKRLVESEYDIDDIANCFRYFGRLVASETGRVVDTGTAGVDSRVVYEPVGVCALITPWNYPLLQTAWKVAPALAAGNTFVLKPSELSPHTAIHLLRLLAEAGLPPGAGNLVLGAGPEAGAPLGDHPDVDLVSFTGGLQTGRRLMAAASGTVKKVALELGGKNPNIVFADADFETAVDMALTAVFLHSGQVCSAGARLLVEDSLHDRFVDEVVRRASAIRLGGPFDERAQTGPLISAAHREKVEAYVAKGLEEGAVLRCGGARPSGPGLDEGFYYPPTVLDECAAGMAVVQEESFGPVLTVERFTTEDEAVRLANDTIYGLAGAVWTSDEAKAARLAARLRLGTVWINDYHPYVPQAEWGGFKQSGFGRELGPSGLAEYRETKHIWRNTAPAPQKWFA, from the coding sequence ATGCCGGATCTGTTCATTGACGGCGAGTGGCGGGGGGCGGTCGACGAACGCACCCGCGAGATCCGCTGTCCGGCCGACGGCTCCCTGGTCGGTGTCGTGGACGAGGCGGGCGGCAAGGACACCGTGGAGGCGATCGCCGCCGCCCGCCGCGCCTTCAACGAGGGCCCCTGGCCGCGCACCTCCCCCAACGAACGCGGCGACCTGCTGCTGCGGGTCGCCGACCTGCTCGTACGCGACAAGGACGCGCTCGCCCGGGCCGAGTCCCTGGACACCGGCAAGCGGCTCGTCGAGAGCGAGTACGACATCGACGACATCGCGAACTGCTTCCGCTACTTCGGGCGGCTGGTCGCGAGCGAGACCGGACGGGTCGTCGACACGGGGACCGCGGGCGTGGACAGCCGGGTCGTGTACGAACCGGTCGGCGTCTGCGCGCTCATCACCCCCTGGAACTACCCGCTGCTGCAGACCGCCTGGAAGGTCGCACCGGCCCTGGCGGCCGGCAACACCTTCGTGCTCAAGCCCAGCGAGCTGAGCCCGCACACCGCGATCCACCTGCTGCGGCTGCTGGCGGAGGCCGGGCTGCCGCCGGGGGCCGGGAACCTGGTCCTCGGCGCCGGTCCGGAGGCGGGCGCGCCGCTCGGCGACCACCCGGACGTGGACCTGGTCTCCTTCACCGGCGGCCTGCAGACCGGCCGCCGCCTGATGGCGGCCGCGTCCGGGACGGTGAAGAAGGTCGCGCTCGAACTCGGCGGCAAGAACCCCAACATCGTCTTCGCCGACGCCGACTTCGAGACGGCCGTCGACATGGCGCTGACGGCCGTGTTCCTGCACTCCGGTCAGGTCTGCTCCGCGGGAGCGCGCCTGCTGGTGGAGGACTCGCTGCACGACCGGTTCGTCGACGAGGTCGTACGGCGGGCCTCGGCGATCCGGCTCGGGGGCCCGTTCGACGAACGGGCGCAGACCGGGCCACTGATCTCGGCGGCGCACCGGGAGAAGGTCGAGGCCTATGTCGCCAAGGGGCTGGAGGAGGGTGCGGTGCTGCGCTGCGGCGGCGCGCGTCCGTCCGGGCCGGGCCTCGACGAGGGCTTCTACTATCCGCCCACCGTGCTGGACGAGTGCGCCGCGGGGATGGCGGTGGTCCAGGAGGAGTCCTTCGGGCCGGTGCTGACCGTGGAACGCTTCACGACCGAGGACGAGGCGGTGCGCCTGGCCAACGACACGATCTACGGGCTCGCCGGCGCCGTGTGGACGAGCGACGAGGCCAAGGCGGCCCGGCTCGCGGCACGGCTGCGGCTGGGCACGGTCTGGATCAACGACTACCACCCCTATGTGCCGCAGGCGGAGTGGGGCGGTTTCAAACAGTCCGGCTTCGGGCGCGAACTGGGACCCTCGGGGCTCGCCGAGTACCGCGAGACGAAGCACATCTGGCGCAACACGGCTCCCGCGCCCCAGAAATGGTTCGCCTGA
- a CDS encoding aromatic ring-hydroxylating dioxygenase subunit alpha, producing the protein MTTTPTSPSLIATLPGHYYTDPELFRQEQEHVFESMWFCAVRSADLAKPGAFRTVQVGRENVIITRTRTGELRAFLNICRHRGARLCTEESGEVRRTLQCPYHAWTYDLEGKLVAAPNLIRMPDVDRVEYGLVKVALREWLGYAWVCLADEPPSFEESVLGAAVERLGDVAAIEHYGTENLALGRRIVYDVKANWKLIVENFMECYHCATIHPELTDVLPEFADGYAAQYYVGHGAEFGEEVRGFTVDGSEGFATLPALSADQDRRYYAITVKPTVFVNLVPDHVILHRMFPMAEDRTVVECDWLYAPEVVESGADVSKSVELFHRVNEQDFEACERTQPAMTSRAYRNGGVLVPNEHHIGIFHEWVLGKLGGGHAGSVH; encoded by the coding sequence GTGACGACGACCCCGACCTCCCCCAGCCTGATCGCCACCCTCCCGGGGCACTACTACACCGACCCGGAACTCTTCCGTCAGGAACAGGAGCACGTCTTCGAGTCGATGTGGTTCTGCGCCGTCCGCAGCGCCGACCTCGCCAAACCCGGCGCCTTCCGTACCGTCCAGGTGGGCCGCGAGAACGTGATCATCACCCGGACCCGCACCGGTGAACTGCGCGCCTTCCTCAACATCTGCCGCCATCGCGGGGCCCGGCTGTGCACGGAGGAGTCCGGCGAGGTCCGGCGCACGCTCCAATGCCCTTACCACGCGTGGACGTACGACCTGGAGGGCAAGCTGGTCGCCGCGCCCAACCTGATCAGGATGCCGGACGTCGACCGGGTCGAGTACGGCCTGGTCAAGGTGGCCCTGCGCGAGTGGCTCGGCTACGCCTGGGTGTGCCTGGCCGACGAGCCGCCCTCCTTCGAGGAGTCGGTGCTCGGCGCCGCCGTCGAACGGCTCGGCGACGTGGCCGCGATCGAGCACTACGGCACCGAGAACCTCGCGCTCGGCAGGCGGATCGTCTACGACGTGAAGGCGAACTGGAAGCTGATCGTCGAGAACTTCATGGAGTGCTACCACTGCGCGACGATCCACCCCGAACTCACCGACGTCCTACCCGAGTTCGCGGACGGCTACGCGGCCCAGTACTACGTGGGCCACGGCGCCGAGTTCGGCGAGGAGGTCAGGGGGTTCACCGTCGACGGCAGCGAGGGCTTCGCCACGCTGCCCGCCCTCTCCGCCGACCAGGACCGCCGCTACTACGCGATCACGGTGAAGCCGACGGTGTTCGTCAACCTCGTACCGGACCACGTGATACTGCACCGCATGTTCCCGATGGCCGAGGACCGCACCGTGGTGGAGTGCGACTGGCTGTACGCGCCGGAGGTCGTCGAGTCGGGGGCCGACGTGTCGAAGTCGGTGGAACTGTTCCACCGGGTGAACGAGCAGGACTTCGAGGCCTGTGAACGAACGCAGCCCGCCATGACGTCGCGGGCGTACCGCAACGGTGGTGTGCTGGTGCCCAACGAGCACCACATAGGGATCTTCCACGAGTGGGTCCTCGGAAAGCTGGGAGGCGGTCATGCCGGATCTGTTCATTGA
- a CDS encoding GntR family transcriptional regulator, with amino-acid sequence MAEQLTGLADDRALLGRTSTAERVADILRSRIAEGYFPPGTRLSEDSIGGALGVSRNTLREAFRLLTHERLLVHELNRGVFVRVLTVEDVDDIYRTRALVECAVVRGLGEPPYGLDGLAEAVAEGQRAAREGDWKGLGTANIHFHRELVALAASDRTDELMRSVFAELRLAFHVVDDPRRLHEPYLARNQQILQALQAQDKAEAERLLAVYLADSLQRVVEVYRRRVGEEGQYTAAPG; translated from the coding sequence ATGGCAGAGCAGCTCACGGGACTGGCCGACGACCGCGCCCTCCTGGGCCGTACCAGCACCGCCGAACGGGTCGCCGACATCCTCAGAAGCCGTATCGCCGAGGGCTACTTCCCGCCCGGGACACGGCTGTCGGAGGACAGCATCGGCGGTGCGCTCGGCGTCTCCCGCAACACCCTGCGCGAGGCGTTCCGGCTGCTCACACACGAACGGCTGCTCGTCCACGAGCTGAACCGGGGCGTCTTCGTCCGGGTCCTGACCGTCGAGGACGTCGACGACATCTACCGCACCCGCGCCCTCGTCGAGTGCGCCGTCGTACGCGGACTCGGCGAGCCGCCGTACGGCCTGGACGGCCTCGCGGAGGCCGTGGCCGAGGGACAGCGGGCGGCGCGCGAAGGTGACTGGAAAGGGCTCGGTACGGCCAACATCCACTTCCACCGGGAGCTGGTCGCCCTCGCGGCGAGCGACCGCACCGACGAACTGATGCGCAGCGTCTTCGCCGAACTGCGCCTCGCCTTCCACGTGGTGGACGACCCGCGCCGGCTGCACGAGCCGTACCTCGCGCGCAACCAGCAGATCCTCCAGGCGCTGCAGGCACAGGACAAGGCCGAGGCCGAGCGGCTGCTCGCCGTCTACCTCGCCGACTCGCTGCAGCGGGTGGTCGAGGTGTACCGGCGGCGGGTCGGCGAGGAGGGCCAGTACACCGCCGCACCCGGGTGA
- a CDS encoding GMC family oxidoreductase, with product MDIDEFDYVVVGGGTAGNVVAARLSEDPAVTVCVLEAGPSDVGDDDVLKLERWMGLLESGYDWDYPVEPQASGNSFMRHARARVLGGCSSHNSCIAFWAPAEDLDGWAAAGCTGWSAADLFPLYRRLENNDAPGDHHGRTGPVKLRTLKSDDPCGAALLEACAQAGIPTTPFNTGRTVVRGANWFQINSDENNIRQSSSVAYLHPVLGKRPNLEVRTGVRAKKLVLDGRRCVGAEYLDPDLIHTRTVRARREVIVSCGAIDSPKLLMLSGIGPAAHLRETGVEVVVDSAGVGGNLQDHPEGVIMWDAKQPMTTSSSQWWEAGIFYDTEPGLDRPDLMFHYGSVPFDMNTARHGYPTSENAFCLTPNVTGAKSRGTVRLRTRDYRDKPMVDPRYFTHEHDVRVMTFGLRLARDIASQPALSGWAGAELAPGPDVRSDDELLDYIHKTHNTVYHPSCTVKMGADDDASAPLDARLRVKGVEGLRVADGSVMPDLVAVNPCITTMMIGEKCADLLKEDA from the coding sequence ATGGACATCGATGAGTTCGACTATGTCGTGGTCGGCGGCGGCACCGCGGGCAACGTGGTGGCGGCCCGTCTCTCGGAGGATCCGGCGGTCACGGTCTGTGTACTGGAGGCGGGTCCGAGCGACGTCGGCGACGACGACGTCCTCAAGCTCGAGCGCTGGATGGGTCTGCTGGAATCCGGCTACGACTGGGACTACCCGGTCGAACCGCAGGCCAGCGGCAACAGCTTCATGCGCCACGCCCGCGCCCGGGTGCTGGGCGGCTGTTCCTCGCACAACTCCTGTATCGCGTTCTGGGCCCCGGCCGAGGACCTCGACGGCTGGGCGGCGGCAGGCTGTACGGGCTGGAGCGCCGCCGACCTCTTCCCGTTGTACCGGCGGCTGGAGAACAACGACGCTCCCGGCGACCACCACGGCCGCACCGGGCCGGTGAAACTGCGCACGCTGAAGAGCGACGACCCGTGCGGCGCGGCCCTGCTGGAGGCATGTGCGCAGGCAGGGATCCCGACCACCCCGTTCAACACGGGACGGACGGTGGTGCGGGGTGCCAACTGGTTCCAGATCAACTCCGACGAGAACAACATCCGCCAGTCGTCCTCGGTCGCGTACCTGCACCCGGTCCTGGGCAAGCGGCCGAACCTGGAGGTACGCACGGGGGTGCGGGCCAAGAAGCTGGTGCTCGACGGGCGGCGCTGCGTGGGCGCCGAGTACCTGGACCCGGACCTGATCCACACCCGGACGGTACGGGCGCGGCGCGAGGTGATCGTCTCCTGCGGCGCGATCGACTCCCCCAAGCTGCTGATGCTCTCGGGCATCGGACCGGCCGCGCACCTGCGCGAGACCGGCGTCGAGGTCGTGGTCGACTCGGCGGGCGTGGGCGGGAATCTCCAGGACCACCCCGAGGGCGTCATCATGTGGGACGCCAAACAGCCCATGACCACCTCGTCCAGCCAGTGGTGGGAGGCGGGCATCTTCTACGACACCGAACCGGGCCTGGACCGGCCCGACCTGATGTTCCACTACGGCTCCGTGCCCTTCGACATGAACACCGCCCGGCACGGCTATCCCACGTCCGAGAACGCGTTCTGCCTCACGCCCAACGTGACGGGCGCGAAGTCACGGGGGACGGTGCGGCTGCGCACCCGGGACTACCGGGACAAGCCGATGGTCGACCCGCGGTACTTCACGCACGAGCACGACGTACGCGTGATGACCTTCGGTCTCAGGCTGGCCCGCGACATCGCGTCACAGCCCGCGTTGAGCGGCTGGGCGGGCGCGGAACTGGCTCCGGGGCCGGACGTGCGCAGCGACGACGAACTGCTCGACTACATCCACAAGACCCACAACACCGTCTACCACCCGTCCTGCACCGTGAAGATGGGCGCGGACGACGACGCCTCGGCCCCGCTCGACGCGCGGCTGCGGGTCAAGGGGGTCGAGGGTCTGCGGGTGGCCGACGGTTCGGTGATGCCCGACCTCGTCGCCGTCAATCCGTGCATCACGACGATGATGATCGGCGAGAAGTGCGCGGACCTGCTGAAGGAGGACGCCTGA
- a CDS encoding APC family permease, giving the protein MTTTEQPPSEHGHDDAELAEFGYRPELKRTLGNFHTFAAGISYISILTGTFQLFYFGYGSGGPAYWWSWPMVFVGQFMVALCFAELAARYPVAGSVYNWSKRIGNPHLGWLAGWMMLIASIVSISAVALAYQLTLPQISSVFQFVGDGTGKYDVATNAVVLATVLILFTTLVNAFGVKLMATINSAGVLIELVATVVLIVLFAVHITRGPQVVTETQGTGAGHSAGYLGAFMVASLASAYVMYGFDTAASLGEESLNPSRNAPRAIIRAIVASFVLGGLVLLFALMSVSNLKGEKLSTDGLQYIVLDVLGPTAGKAMLWCVLIAVTVCALAVHTAAIRLAFAMARDNNLPASSLVAKVSPRFKTPVLPAVVIGVLAVAILVVNIRQPQIFTVVTSIGIIMIYLAYLGVTGPMLVARLRGRWQPAGDGKFSLGRWGLLVNIIAVVWGAAMTLNLIWPRAEVYNAAAPFHWYLKWGAVLFVAVIAGGGFAYYWFVQRHRTGVLAEHRLEDPAAPSTPLGAPAND; this is encoded by the coding sequence ATGACGACCACCGAGCAACCACCGTCCGAGCACGGCCACGACGACGCCGAACTCGCCGAGTTCGGCTACAGACCCGAACTCAAGCGAACCCTCGGCAACTTCCACACCTTCGCCGCCGGCATCAGCTACATCTCCATCCTCACCGGCACCTTCCAGCTCTTCTACTTCGGCTACGGCAGCGGCGGCCCCGCCTACTGGTGGTCGTGGCCGATGGTCTTCGTCGGCCAGTTCATGGTCGCCCTGTGCTTCGCCGAGCTGGCCGCCCGCTATCCCGTGGCGGGGTCGGTGTACAACTGGTCGAAGCGCATAGGCAATCCGCATCTCGGCTGGCTCGCCGGCTGGATGATGCTGATCGCGTCCATCGTGTCGATCTCGGCCGTCGCCCTCGCCTACCAGCTGACGCTTCCGCAGATCTCGTCCGTCTTCCAGTTCGTCGGGGACGGCACCGGCAAGTACGACGTGGCGACGAACGCGGTCGTGCTCGCGACGGTGCTGATCCTGTTCACGACCCTGGTGAACGCCTTCGGCGTCAAGCTGATGGCCACCATCAACAGTGCGGGCGTGCTCATCGAGCTGGTCGCCACCGTCGTCCTCATCGTGCTGTTCGCCGTCCACATCACGCGGGGACCGCAGGTGGTCACCGAGACGCAGGGCACCGGAGCCGGCCACTCCGCCGGCTATCTGGGTGCGTTCATGGTGGCCTCACTGGCCTCGGCCTACGTCATGTACGGCTTCGACACGGCCGCCTCGCTGGGCGAGGAGTCCCTGAACCCGTCCCGCAACGCACCGCGCGCGATCATCCGCGCCATCGTCGCCTCGTTCGTCCTCGGCGGGCTCGTGCTGCTGTTCGCGCTGATGAGCGTCTCGAACCTGAAGGGCGAGAAGCTGTCCACGGACGGTCTGCAGTACATCGTGCTCGACGTCCTCGGCCCGACGGCCGGCAAGGCGATGCTGTGGTGCGTACTGATCGCGGTCACCGTCTGCGCGCTGGCCGTGCACACGGCGGCGATCCGGCTCGCCTTCGCGATGGCCCGCGACAACAACCTGCCGGCGTCCTCGCTGGTGGCGAAGGTCAGCCCGCGCTTCAAGACCCCGGTGCTGCCCGCTGTGGTCATCGGTGTCCTCGCCGTGGCGATCCTCGTCGTCAACATCCGCCAGCCGCAGATCTTCACCGTCGTCACCAGCATCGGCATCATCATGATCTACCTCGCCTACCTCGGCGTCACCGGACCCATGCTGGTGGCCCGGCTGCGCGGCAGGTGGCAGCCCGCGGGCGACGGCAAGTTCTCGCTGGGCCGCTGGGGACTGCTCGTCAACATCATCGCCGTGGTGTGGGGCGCGGCCATGACGCTCAACCTGATCTGGCCGCGGGCCGAGGTCTACAACGCGGCCGCCCCCTTCCACTGGTACCTGAAGTGGGGCGCGGTCCTGTTCGTCGCGGTGATCGCCGGCGGCGGCTTCGCCTACTACTGGTTCGTCCAGCGGCACCGGACCGGCGTACTCGCCGAGCACCGGCTGGAGGACCCGGCCGCGCCGTCCACCCCCCTGGGCGCCCCGGCGAACGACTGA